One window of the Thalassoroseus pseudoceratinae genome contains the following:
- a CDS encoding GNAT family N-acetyltransferase, giving the protein MFVLDTARIILRQFTHKDADPMMAVFGDAEVMRFGRGPQSIEWVRTRIERQIDNYKQLGFGHWAIELKDSQEVIGFCGLSRFADINGRPEIEVGYRLAKAYWGQGYATEAATAVRDLAFERLNIERLIALVDPNNHRSIRVAEKLGMTHTDDVVLPGYSHADRVYSLTHIPFDTSQ; this is encoded by the coding sequence ATGTTTGTTCTAGACACAGCCAGAATAATTCTACGGCAGTTCACGCATAAGGATGCCGATCCCATGATGGCTGTCTTCGGGGATGCCGAAGTAATGCGATTTGGTCGCGGACCGCAGTCGATTGAGTGGGTCCGAACGCGAATTGAGCGACAGATTGACAACTACAAGCAACTAGGATTTGGGCACTGGGCGATTGAATTGAAAGATTCGCAAGAGGTCATCGGTTTTTGTGGTCTCTCGCGGTTTGCGGACATCAACGGTCGCCCGGAAATTGAAGTCGGCTATCGACTCGCGAAAGCGTATTGGGGCCAAGGTTATGCGACCGAAGCGGCGACCGCAGTTCGTGACCTTGCCTTCGAGCGGTTGAACATCGAACGACTCATCGCATTAGTCGATCCTAATAATCATCGATCCATTCGTGTCGCGGAAAAACTCGGGATGACGCATACCGATGACGTTGTGCTCCCCGGTTACTCACACGCCGATCGCGTTTACTCACTGACGCATATACCTTTCGACACTTCACAGTGA